A window of the Lolium perenne isolate Kyuss_39 chromosome 7, Kyuss_2.0, whole genome shotgun sequence genome harbors these coding sequences:
- the LOC127317285 gene encoding uncharacterized protein encodes MLLSELPSPRRPWRPCIRQAHPARPRYLPLPRTPTSPLPNRRHLLLSPFATSSLSPSDGSALPPAKRCPSRKVLAESWRRKAVPPGTREPPPPPRWTARRRASAAWRKVASLVPRKARSVFLLNLLALIFASNISVVKDAQTMLDPDLFNMLRFTIAAIPFVPYLLKSLRDMQVFIRGVELGIWVTFAYVAQSIGLVTADAGRASFISALTVIIVPLLDGILGAEIPAYTWLGAFLSVVGVGILELSGSPPCVGDLLTLLSAFCFAIHMLRTEHIVRNIKKENFLALVGCQVLVVALVAAASFVVKCFLRSVVQWNLKLRTITELFSVMASFPWLAILYTGMLSTTFCLWAEVVAMRDVSATETAIIYGLEPVWGAAFAWVIHGERWGITGLVGAIFIIAGSLMVQILGSFLDLSTEDSYQMDS; translated from the exons ATGCTCCTCTCGGAGCTTCCAAGTCCTCGCCGCCCATGGCGCCCCTGCATTCGACAAGCCCACCCCGCACGCCCTCGCTACCTGCCTCTGCCCCGCACGCCGACCTCACCCTTACCCAACAGACGCCACCTCCTCCTGTCCCCCTTCGCCACCTCCTCACTCTCCCCGTCCGACGGATCTGCACTTCCTCCGGCGAAGCGGTGCCCCTCCAGGAAGGTTCTGGCCGAGAGCTGGAGGCGGAAGGCGGTTCCGCCAGGGACGCGCgagcccccgccgccgccccggTGGACGGCGAGGCGGCGGGCGAGCGCCGCATGGCGGAAGGTGGCGTCTTTGGTGCCCAGGAAGGCCAGGAGCGTCTTCCTGCTCAATCTGCTCGCCCTCATATTTG CAAGCAACATTTCGGTTGTTAAAGACGCCCAGACTATGTTGGATCCTGACCTTTTCAATATGTTACGCTTCACTATCGCTGCCATTCCTTTTGTGCCATACTTGCTAAAGTCACTGAGAGACATGCAAGTGTTCATTAGAGGAGTAGAGCTGGGCATTTGGGTAACCTTTGCTTATGTAGCTCAGTCTATCGGGTTAGTCACAGCCGATGCTGGCCGTGCATCTTTCATCTCTGCCCTCACT GTGATCATTGTCCCTTTATTGGATGGTATTCTTGGAGCAGAAATACCTGCATATACATGGCTTGGCGCATTTTTATCAGTTGTTGGGGTTGGTATTCTTGAGCTAAGTGGTTCTCCTCCTTGT GTTGGTGATCTTCTGACCCTCCTTAGTGCCTTTTGTTTCGCAATTCATATGCTCAGAACCGAGCATATTGTCAGAAATATAAAGAAAGAGAATTTCCTAGCCCTTGTCGGATGCCAG GTGCTTGTTGTAGCTCTTGTGGCGGCAGCCTCGTTTGTTGTTAAATGCTTCCTCCGGAGTGTAGTACAGTGGAATTTAAAATTACGGACAATAACAGAGTTATTCAGTGTGATGGCATCATTTCCTTGGCTAGCAATACTATACACAGGCATGctatcaactaccttttgtttaTGGGCAGAG GTTGTTGCTATGCGTGACGTGTCAGCTACAGAGACTGCAATAATTTATGGTCTGGAACCAGTATGGGGTGCTGCTTTTGCATGGGTAATTCATGGTGAGCGATGGGGCATTACAGGACTTGTGGGAGCCATCTTCATCATAG CGGGTAGCTTGATGGTTCAGATACTAGGATCGTTTCTTGATTTATCAACAGAGGATAGTTACCAGATGGACAGCTAA